Proteins found in one Candidatus Poribacteria bacterium genomic segment:
- a CDS encoding sodium:calcium antiporter translates to MEQWITELANGLPSLALFAIIAVTLYTLGKGADWLVDEAVILSTRWGLGKAVIGATIVSIGTTTPEAAVSVLSAIQGKPGLALGNAVGSIICDTGLILGLASLIAPLPLNRQLASRLSNVQVGAGILLVLGCFPWTSPAKVFTQGGILPQLVGVVFVILLALYIYQSIRWASAAGANPEIGEETEAEEASGVGTLLKLIGSIAIIVVSAQLLIPTVSVMAERIGVPKHIISATLVAFGTSLPELVTAITAVRRGHGELAVGNIIGADILNVLFVAGVSASATQGGLQADGQFFQFLFPAMLFILIVFRCGIFVSGDQLKRPFGIVLVATWLLVTILSYVLSVEMH, encoded by the coding sequence ATGGAACAATGGATTACAGAACTTGCTAACGGGTTACCCAGCCTGGCTCTTTTTGCGATAATAGCGGTAACACTTTACACACTCGGCAAAGGTGCAGATTGGCTCGTCGATGAAGCCGTCATCCTATCAACCCGATGGGGTCTGGGCAAAGCGGTCATCGGTGCGACGATCGTGAGTATCGGCACCACAACTCCAGAGGCGGCAGTCTCTGTGCTCTCGGCAATACAAGGAAAACCGGGGCTTGCGCTCGGCAACGCAGTCGGTTCAATCATTTGCGATACGGGACTCATTCTCGGATTGGCATCCCTCATCGCGCCCCTCCCCCTCAATCGCCAATTGGCTTCACGGCTGTCAAACGTCCAAGTCGGTGCCGGTATCCTGCTTGTGCTTGGCTGTTTCCCGTGGACCTCCCCAGCGAAAGTCTTCACGCAAGGTGGCATTTTACCACAACTCGTCGGTGTCGTCTTCGTTATACTCTTGGCGTTATACATCTATCAATCCATCCGGTGGGCAAGTGCAGCAGGCGCGAATCCTGAGATTGGAGAAGAAACGGAGGCAGAGGAAGCAAGTGGTGTCGGAACGCTTCTTAAACTCATCGGGTCAATTGCGATCATCGTCGTCTCCGCGCAGCTTCTGATTCCGACCGTGAGCGTCATGGCGGAGCGGATAGGGGTCCCGAAACACATTATTTCCGCGACACTCGTTGCGTTCGGCACATCGCTCCCGGAACTGGTGACGGCAATAACGGCAGTCAGACGCGGACACGGCGAATTGGCGGTCGGCAACATCATCGGTGCCGATATTCTCAATGTGCTCTTTGTCGCTGGCGTCTCCGCTTCGGCAACGCAAGGCGGTTTGCAGGCAGACGGTCAATTCTTCCAGTTCCTGTTCCCAGCGATGCTGTTTATCCTGATTGTCTTCCGGTGTGGAATCTTCGTATCGGGCGATCAATTGAAACGTCCGTTCGGGATCGTTCTGGTCGCTACATGGCTTCTGGTGACAATCCTGAGTTATGTCCTTTCGGTTGAAATGCATTAA
- a CDS encoding aldo/keto reductase: protein MEYVNFGKAGVKVSPLALGLGLRGQGDANEAQRLVEHAIDSGINFIDCANIYGLMDDRANIGRSEEVLGKAIQGKRDDVVITSKVFSQIGPGPNDQGLSRYHIMREVERSLKRINTDHIDIYLIHAPDETTPQEETVRAMDDLVRSGKVRYIGCCNHQAWQACKALWIADRINATPYMCLQNMYNLLNRDMETELFGLVREEGLGVMCYSPLAVGLLSGVYAPGEPPPAGTLWGTRLREEFAQRMSGETGRVILTLKRLAAELGKTPAQLAVAWVLSHPEVTVAISGSDTIEQLDDTLGGVGWELDPSVREELDEVSRSFVRLIAPPA from the coding sequence AATGAAGCCCAAAGACTCGTTGAACACGCCATTGATTCCGGTATCAACTTCATCGATTGTGCCAACATCTATGGTCTTATGGACGATCGCGCCAACATCGGTCGTTCTGAGGAGGTGCTCGGTAAAGCGATTCAGGGCAAACGCGATGACGTTGTGATTACGTCGAAGGTGTTCAGTCAGATCGGTCCAGGTCCGAACGATCAGGGGTTGTCGAGATACCATATCATGCGGGAGGTAGAACGTTCCTTGAAACGGATCAACACCGATCATATTGATATCTACCTCATCCATGCCCCTGATGAAACGACACCACAAGAGGAGACTGTCCGCGCCATGGATGATCTGGTGCGTTCAGGCAAGGTTCGCTATATCGGATGTTGTAACCATCAAGCGTGGCAGGCGTGCAAGGCACTCTGGATCGCCGATCGGATTAACGCAACGCCTTATATGTGTCTTCAGAACATGTATAACCTGCTGAATCGGGATATGGAAACCGAGTTGTTCGGTTTAGTCCGTGAGGAAGGCTTGGGCGTTATGTGTTATAGTCCGTTAGCAGTGGGTTTGTTGAGTGGTGTTTACGCACCGGGTGAACCGCCTCCGGCTGGCACGTTGTGGGGGACACGTTTGCGTGAGGAATTTGCGCAGCGGATGAGTGGTGAGACCGGACGGGTGATCCTAACCCTTAAGCGACTCGCAGCGGAGTTGGGAAAAACGCCCGCGCAATTGGCTGTGGCGTGGGTACTATCCCATCCAGAGGTTACCGTCGCAATCAGTGGTAGCGATACGATTGAGCAGCTTGACGATACACTTGGCGGTGTCGGTTGGGAACTTGATCCGTCGGTTCGGGAGGAGTTAGACGAGGTATCTCGTTCGTTTGTGCGTCTCATCGCACCGCCGGCATAA